In the Dioscorea cayenensis subsp. rotundata cultivar TDr96_F1 chromosome 12, TDr96_F1_v2_PseudoChromosome.rev07_lg8_w22 25.fasta, whole genome shotgun sequence genome, one interval contains:
- the LOC120274101 gene encoding protein UPSTREAM OF FLC-like isoform X2 codes for MAISAQRQWRERGISPERRKVWIEPKPRGVVEKKVAVVYYLSRNGQLEHPHFMEVPLSKSDGLYLRDAMNRLDLLRGKGMASSYSWSSKRSYKNGFVWHDLSEDDLIHPVHGHEYVLKGSELHHVESSPSSRSERSGEIPRSRDDAEFSVEQRKKTTWSSVDLNEYKVYKADLASDSAVKAAADASTQTDDRKQRRRALHVPEEQPPAELNSDEISPPPSSSSPETLESLMKSDGRGIPIATEDLDRTVGSSVSGRMRASAVLINLISCGSISVKDLVTAQCKRRVPRVGSDLMGKETMDGLMDNPSFSSGITLEDKEYFSGSFIEIKKKGCDAGAEFPALKRSSSCNADR; via the exons ATGGCGATCAGTGCGCAGAGACaatggagagagagagggattaGCCCGGAGAGAAGGAAGGTTTGGATTGAGCCGAAGCCGAGAGGAGTGGTGGAGAAGAAGGTAGCTGTTGTTTACTATCTCTCTAGGAATGGTCAGCTTGAGCATCCTCACTTCATGGAGGTTCCTTTGTCTAAAAGTGATGGGCTTTACCTCAGAGATGCCATGAATCGGCTTGATTTGCTCCGAGGAAAAGGCATGGCGTCTTCTTACTCTTGGTCTTCCAAACG GAGTTATAAGAATGGATTTGTGTGGCATGATCTCTCGGAGGATGATCTCATTCATCCAGTTCATGGCCATGAGTATGTTCTCAAAGGCTCAGAGCTTCACCATGTGGAATCATCGCCTTCTTCGAGGTCTGAAAGGTCGGGTGAGATTCCTAGATCTCGAGATGATGCTGAGTTTTCGGTCGAACAGAGGAAGAAGACGACGTGGAGCTCGGTTGATCTCAATGAGTACAAGGTTTACAAAGCCGACCTCGCCTCCGACTCCGCCGTCAAGGCCGCGGCCGACGCGTCCACCCAGACCGATGACCGGAAGCAGCGCCGGCGAGCTTTGCATGTCCCCGAAGAGCAACCCCCGGCGGAGCTCAACAGCGATGAGATCTCACCCCCGCCGTCGTCCTCCAGCCCTGAAACCCTAGAATCACTGATGAAATCGGACGGTCGGGGAATCCCCATAGCTACGGAGGATCTTGATCGGACGGTTGGGAGTAGCGTGAGTGGGAGGATGAGGGCATCAGCGGTGCTGATTAATTTGATCTCATGTGGGTCTATCTCGGTGAAAGACCTCGTTACGGCGCAGTGTAAGAGAAGGGTGCCACGTGTAGGGTCGGATCTTATGGGGAAAGAGACAATGGACGGCTTGATGGATAACCCAAGCTTCTCCTCAGGGATTACCTTGGAGGACAAGGAGTACTTCAGTGGAAGCTTCATTGAAATCAAGAAGAAGGGTTGTGATGCCGGTGCTGAGTTCCCGGCGTTGAAGCGCTCCTCCTCCTGCAACGCCGACCGGTGA
- the LOC120272971 gene encoding 28 kDa ribonucleoprotein, chloroplastic, with the protein MVLSNKKLKLKLRSLLADSLAVSQSGNGSSDAGNLDHQLQSVKDRILASKSQKPSSARRSKKRNSAPMAAETEPDVEKGASGDLNDEESRKRKREVEGEEDEKAATSKSKKNKTKKWWREKVWKKKRKENTDGNEGEKVLEPAGNEESEDHAKKVYVGGIPYYSTEDDIRSFFESCGTVTEVDCMKFPESGKFRGIAILTFKTEAAAKRAIALDGADMGGFYLKIQSFKANRTQKPDFAPEIVEGYNRVYVGNLSWDITEDDLRNLFSDCSITSLRWGMDKEIEEFKGYAHVDFSDSISLSIALKLDQHIVSGRPVRIRCAVPSKSVKTVPNSKSTDDLDNAKTTKKKKKRWNNSNSASENADNSGIANNTAKKKRRTCYVCGIPGHLSSSCPQKNTNS; encoded by the exons ATGGTTTTGTCGAACAAGAAGCTTAAGCTCAAGCTCCGCAGCCTCCTTGCGGACTCTCTTGCCGTCTCTCAGTCTGGCAATGGCTCCAGTGATGCCGGCAATCTTGATCATCAGCTCCAGTCCGTTAAAGATCGCATCTTGGCCTCTAAATCTCAGAAGCCCAGCTCGGCCAGGCGTTCCAAGAAGAGGAACTCTGCGCCTATGGCTGCGGAGACTGAGCCTGACGTTGAGAAGGGTGCTTCCGGTGATTTGAACGACGAGGAGAgtaggaagaggaagagggaggTTGAGGGAGAAGAGGATGAGAAGGCGGCGACTAGCAAGAGCAAGAAGAATAAGACGAAGAAGTGGTGGCGCGAGAAGGTgtggaagaagaagaggaaggagaacACAGATGGGAATGAGGGCGAGAAGGTCTTGGAGCCTGCTGGGAATGAAGAGAG TGAGGATCATGCTAAGAAGGTATATGTGGGTGGCATCCCTTATTACTCAACAGAGGATGATATACGAAGCTTCTTTGAGAGTTGTGGCACTGTGACTGAAGTGGACTGTATGAAGTTTCCTGAGAGTGGGAAGTTCAGAGGAATTGCTATTCTCACTTTCAAG ACTGAAGCTGCAGCTAAAAGAGCTATAGCTCTTGATGGTGCTGACAT GGGTGGGTTTTACTTGAAGATACAATCATTCAAGGCCAACAGAACCCAAAAACCCGACTTTGCGCCCGAAATTGTGGAGGGATACAACAGAGTATACGTCGGGAATTTGTCCTGGGACATAACTGAAGATGACTTGAGGAATCTCTTTTCCGATTGCAGTATCACCTCCCTCCGATGGGGTATGGATAAAGAGATCGAAGAATTCAAGGGATACGCCCACGTAGACTTCTCTGACAGTATCTCGCTTTCCATTGCCCTGAAACTCGATCAGCATATTGTCTCCGGCCGCCCGGTTAGAATACGATGTGCAGTTCCAAGCAAGTCAGTTAAAACAGTTCCAAATTCAAAGTCAACTGATGATTTAGACAATGCTAAGacgacaaagaagaagaaaaagagatggaATAACTCGAATTCTGCCAGTGAGAATGCCGATAACAGCGGAATTGCGAATAATACAGCAAAGAAGAAAAGACGGACATGTTATGTGTGTGGTATCCCCGGCCACCTCTCATCGTCTTGCCCGCAAAAGAATACAAACAGTTGA
- the LOC120273319 gene encoding kinesin-like protein KIN-5B, protein MGPPFLSFLLMVVVISVALYAKFECIRFIDGFSLPPPSPAPFLTPRTERRSLDLRWADGSSPAIQFDKDKEVNVQVVLRCRPLSDEEQRLNVQKAISCIEQKKEVIVFQNSANKQVEKTFLFDKVFGPKAQQRSIYDYAISPFVKDVLEGYNCTVFAYGQTGTGKTYTMEGEMKFKGGDFSGDAGVIPRAVRHIFDALESQKSDYSMKVTFLELYNEEITDLLVSEEHSRTMDEKQRRPISLMEDGKGGAIIRGLQEEVVYSANDIFNLLERGSAKRRITDTMLNKQSSRSHSIFSITIHVKEVTLGNEELIKCGRLNLVDLAGSENISKSGVREVRAREAGEMNKSLLTLGRVITALVEHSGHVPYRDSKLTRLLRDSLGGKSKTCIIATISPSVLCLEETMSTLDYAYRAKSIRNKPEANRKVSKSVLLKDLYSEIERMKQDVRAAREKNGVYIPPERFARDEAERKAMSEKIEQMESNVDLLRKEALKFQELYQAEQEHNLDMESEIQKCKESSEKSKKTLQDLQGVYNTTNLMLKEKEFIISNLLQSENAILQRAKQMHSNLESASEDMSLLLAKTERQTKIETENQGLVLNFGSHLDQSLKDLHKTVIGSVCQHQQVLRSMEEHFNSFLSTKSEATRNLELRIANIKDVYASGVQGMRKLANVLHKKSLSDLEQMKLSISAQMISVENFLITAVSEAEQVLSDVQTSLEEQKELLAVSACQQEMGLKQSLVSTRVISRTTIDFFNDLQERASRLAATVEENQMERSHQLEVFETKFKELSAKEENAALEKIAGILRNLTSTKDNMVLAALHNMNNKECGRKKDVADRNG, encoded by the exons ATGGGTCcccccttcctttcttttctaCTTATGGTTGTTGTGATCTCAGTAGCGCTGTATGCAAAATTTGAGTGTATCAGATTCATAGAT ggtttttcattGCCCCCGCCTTCTCCGGCACCATTTCTCACTCCCCGAACAGAGAGACGGTCATTGGATCTCAGATGGGCTGATGGGAGCTCACCTGCAATCCAGTTTGATAAAGATAAAGAAGTTAATGTCCAAGTAGTTCTCAGATGCAG GCCATTAAGTGATGAAGAACAAAGATTGAATGTTCAGAAAGCAATATCCTGCattgaacaaaagaaagaagtcATTGTCTTTCAGAATTCAGCTAATAAGCAAGTGGAAAAGACGTTCTTGTTTGATAAG GTATTTGGGCCCAAGGCACAACAAAGATCAATATACGACTATGCTATCTCACCCTTTGTCAAGGATGTCCTTGAGGGTTACAACTGCACAGTCTTTGCCTATGGGCAGACAGGCACAGGCAAAACTTACACAATGGAGGGAGAAATGAAATTTAAG GGTGGAGACTTCTCTGGAGATGCTGGTGTTATCCCTAGAGCCGTGCGCCATATTTTTGATGCGCTAGAATCACAGAAGTCTGATTATAGTATGAAAGTAACTTTCCTGGAGCTGTACAATGAAGAAATAACTGATCTGTTAGTATCTGAAGAGCATTCTAGAACTATGGATGAGAAACAAAGGAGGCCAATATCTCTGATGGAAGATGGCAAGGGTGGGGCCATAATTAGAGGACTTCAGGAGGAGGTTGTATACAGTGCCAATGATATATTCAATCTGTTAGAGCGTGGATCAGCAAAGAGACGCATAACTGACACTATGCTGAACAAGCAAAGCAG CCGATCTCATTCCATCTTTTCTATAACAATCCATGTGAAAGAAGTGACACTAGGAAATGAAGAGCTCATAAAATGTGGTCGGTTGAACCTGGTTGATCTGGCTGGATCAGAGAATATATCCAAATCCGGCGTGAGAGAG GTTCGAGCTAGGGAAGCAGGAGAAATGAACAAGAGTTTGCTAACACTTGGTCGTGTAATAACTGCACTTGTGGAACATTCTGGTCATGTTCCATACAG AGACAGCAAGCTAACAAGACTGTTGAGAGATTCTTTGGGAGGGAAATCGAAAACCTGCATAATAGCAACTATATCTCCATCTGTCCTTTGTTTAGAAGAAACAATGAGCACACTTGATTATGCATATCGTGCTAAAAGCATCAGAAACAAACCAGAG GCCAACCGAAAGGTATCCAAGTCTGTGCTTCTCAAAGATCTGTACTCGGAAATTGAGAGGATGAAACAAG ATGTAAGAGCTGCTAGAGAAAAGAATGGTGTCTACATTCCCCCTGAAAGGTTTGCTCGGGATGAAGCAGAAAGGAAG GCCATGAGTGAAAAGATTGAACAGATGGAATCCAATGTTGATCTCCTTAGAAAG GAAGCCTTGAAATTCCAAGAACTTTACCAAGCAGAACAAGAACACAACTTGGATATGGAAAGTGAGATCCAGAAGTGTAAG GAAAGTTCAGAAAAAAGTAAGAAAACCTTGCAAGATCTTCAAGGAGTGTATAACACGACTAACTTGATGCTAAAGGAGAAGGAATTTATCATATCAAATTTATTACAATCAG AGAATGCCATTCTTCAACGTGCAAAACAAATGCATAGCAACCTGGAAAGTGCTTCAGAAGACATGTCTCTACTTTTAGCAAAAACAG AACGGCAAACTAAGATTGAGACAGAAAATCAGGGGTTGGTTCTGAACTTTGGTTCTCACCTTGATCAGAGCCTAAAGGACTTGCATAAGACTGTGATTGGGTCAGTTTGTCAACACCAGCAAGTATTGAGATCTATGGAAGAGCATTTTAACTCATTCCTCTCTACAAAATCAGAG GCAACCAGAAATCTGGAGCTGCGGATTGCTAACATCAAAGATGTATATGCTTCTGGAGTTCAAGGCATGAGAAAGCTGGCTAATGTACTTCACAAGAAATCTTTGTCAGATTTGGAACAGATGAAATTATCAATTTCAGCCCAGATGATTTCTGTCGAGAAT TTTCTCATTACCGCAGTTTCAGAGGCTGAGCAGGTTCTGAGTGATGTACAAACTTCTCTAGAAGAGCAAAAAGAATTGTTGGCTGTTTCAGCTTGTCAACAAGAGATG GGACTGAAACAGAGTCTTGTTTCAACACGAGTGATCTCGAGGACcacaattgatttttttaatgacttGCAAGAAAGAGCTTCTAGGCTTGCAGCAACTGTTGAAGAAAATCAAATGGAAAGATCACATCAGTTAGAAGTTTTTGAGACCAAGTTTAAG GAATTATCTGCTAAGGAGGAAAATGCTGCTCTTGAAAAGATTGCTGGGATATTAAGAAACCTAACAAGCACAAAAGATAATATG GTCTTGGCGGCATTACACAACATGAATAATAAAGAAtgtggaagaaaaaaagatgttGCAGATAGAAATGGCTGA
- the LOC120273043 gene encoding LOW QUALITY PROTEIN: probable aquaporin TIP1-2 (The sequence of the model RefSeq protein was modified relative to this genomic sequence to represent the inferred CDS: deleted 1 base in 1 codon), with protein MPINKIAIGAPAEASHPDTLRAALAEFISMLIFVFAGEGSGMAFSKLTNEGATTPAGLVAVAVAHAFALFVAVSVGANISGGHVNPAVTFGALIGGNITFFRAMLYWIAQLLGSVVACLLLKFATGGMETAAFALAADVSAWRAVVLEMVMTFGLVYTVYATALDPKKGDIGVVAPIAIGFIVGANILAGGAFDGASMNPAVSFGPALVSGTWDNHWVYWLGPFAGAAVAALVYDLVFIGQRTHEQLPVVDY; from the exons ATGCCGATCAACAAGATCGCCATCGGAGCTCCGGCAGAGGCAAGCCACCCTGACACTCTCCGCGCCGCCCTAGCCGAGTTCATCTCCATGCTCATCTTCGTCTTCGCCGGTGAAGGCTCTGGAATGGCTTTCA GCAAGCTAACGAATGAGGGGGCGACGACGCCGGCGGGGCTGGTTGCGGTGGCAGTGGCGCATGCG TTCGCGCTGTTCGTGGCGGTGTCGGTGGGGGCGAACATCTCCGGTGGGCATGTGAATCCGGCTGTGACGTTCGGAGCGTTGATCGGTGGAAATATCACGTTTTTTAGGGCGATGTTGTATTGGATCGCTCAGTTGCTTGGATCGGTAGTCGCGTGCTTGCTTCTCAAGTTCGCCACCGGCGGCATG GAAACAGCAGCGTTCGCGCTGGCGGCGGACGTGAGCGCATGGAGGGCGGTGGTGCTGGAGATGGTGATGACCTTCGGCCTTGTCTACACCGTCTACGCCACCGCGCTGGATCCCAAGAAGGGTGACATCGGCGTGGTGGCACCAATAGCCATTGGCTTCATCGTCGGTGCTAACATCCTCGCCGGCGGCGCTTTTGACGGCGCGTCCATGAACCCAGCTGTCTCGTTTGGGCCGGCGCTCGTGAGTGGCACGTGGGATAACCACTGGGTTTACTGGCTTGGTCCGTTCGCCGGAGCGGCGGTGGCGGCGCTTGTTTATGACTTGGTTTTTATTGGCCAGAGAACCCATGAACAACTCCCTGTTGTGGATTATTGA
- the LOC120273894 gene encoding vacuolar fusion protein MON1 homolog, with the protein MASDPNSPDVSEPIPNPSPKEEERLASISLEEPEGNHVAVSRLLSNGSSLPADFHAEDEIEVVEEELLGEGSSSHGGGGWREISEQDGEAVPCSPSSSGYAGERGSSGPSSGIEEVDDGVTLQDDWVPRKRHDDEDDASVSWRKRKKHFFILSHSGKPIYSRYGDEHKLAGFSATLQAIISFVENGGDRVKFVRAGKHQVVFLVKGPIYLVCISCTEEPYEALKGQLELIYGQMLLILTKSVNRCFEKNPKFDMSPLLGGTDAVFSSLIHAFSWNPATFLHAYTCLPLAYSTRQAAGAILQDVADSGVLFAILMCKHKVVSLVGAQKASLHPDDMLLLANFILSSESFRTSESFSPICLPRYNPMAFLYAYVHYLDEDTYLTLLTTSSDAFYHLKECRLRIQGVLVKSNVLVEVQRSMLDGGLHVEDLPVDSSRRSRSVSPYSSQENNISGSLRPHMGLGGPAGLWHFIYRSIYLDQYVSSEFSSPINNSVQQKRLYRAYQKLFASMHDKGTGPHKTQYRRDEDYVLLCWITQDFELYAAFDPLADKVSAIKTCNRVCQWVRDLENEIFLLGASPFSW; encoded by the exons ATGGCCTCCGATCCCAACTCCCCCGACGTCTCCGAACCGATCCCGAACCCTAGCCCCAAGGAGGAGGAACGTTTGGCCTCGATCAGCCTGGAGGAGCCAGAAGGCAATCATGTCGCTGTATCTCGTCTTTTGAGCAACGGATCATCACTGCCTGCTGACTTCCACGCGGAGGACGAGATCGAAGTCGTAGAGGAAGAGTTGTTGGGAGAGGGATCGTCTTCTCATGGTGGCGGTGGTTGGAGAGAGATATCGGAGCAGGATGGCGAAGCAGTGCCCTGTAGTCCTAGCAGCAGTGGGTATGCTGGTGAGAGAGGGAGCAGCGGGCCATCGAGTGGGATTGAAGAGGTTGATGATGGTGTAACCTTGCAAGATGATTGGGTTCCTCGAAAACGGCATGATGATGAG GATGATGCCTCTGTTTCATGGAGGAAGCGAAAGAAGCATTTTTTCATACTGAGCCACTCTGGGAAGCCAATATACTCTAG GTATGGAGATGAGCATAAGTTGGCTGGTTTTTCTGCAACCCTTCAAGCCATTATTTCCTTTGTGGAGAATGG CGGTGATCGAGTAAAATTTGTGAGGGCAGGGAAGCATCAG GTAGTTTTCCTTGTGAAAGGCCCAATATATTTAGTATGCATTAGCTGTACTGAAGAGCCATACGAAGCCTTGAAGGGACAATTAGAGCTTATCTATGGGCAG ATGCTCCTAATTTTGACAAAGTCGGTTAATAGATGTTTTGAGAAGAATCCAAAATTTGATATGTCACCCTTGCTTGGGGGAACTGATGCGGTTTTCTCCTCTCTGATCCATGCGTTTAGCTG GAACCCAGCTACATTTCTTCATGCATATACATGCCTTCCTCTAGCTTACTCGACAAGGCAAGCTGCTGGTGCTATCTTGCAAGATGTTGCTGATTCAGGAGTCCTTTTTGCAATTTTGATGTGCAAGCACAAG GTTGTCAGTCTTGTTGGAGCACAAAAAGCCTCACTTCATCCTGATGATATGCTCTTACTTGCTAATTTTATATTGTCTTCTGAATCTTTTAG GACATCGGAATCCTTCTCACCAATCTGTTTGCCAAGATATAACCCTATGGCGTTTCTATATGCATATGTCCATTATCTTGAT GAGGATACATACTTGACATTGCTTACTACCAGTTCTGATGCTTTCTACCATCTCAAAGAGTGCAG GCTTCGTATTCAGGGAGTTCTTGTGAAATCAAATGTTCTTGTTGAAGTTCAGAGATCTATGCTGGATGGTGGTCTGCATGTTGAGGACCTGCCCGTTGATTCTTCTCGCCGATCTAGATCTGTCTCACCTTACTCAAGTCAAGAAAATAACATATCTGGATCTCTTCGCCCTCATATGGGCCTTGGTGGTCCAGCTGGACTGTGGCATTTCATATATCGAAGTATTTACCTTGATCAATATGTGTCGTCAGAGTTCTCATCACCAATAAATAATTCTGTTCAACAGAAACG ATTGTACAGGGCTTATCAGAAGCTGTTTGCTTCCATGCATGATAAAGGAACTGGTCCACATAAAACCCAGTATAGAAGGGATGAGGATTATG TCCTACTATGCTGGATTACTCAGGACTTTGAACTTTATGCAGCATTTGATCCACTTGCGGACAAG GTTTCTGCAATAAAGACATGCAATCGCGTCTGTCAATGGGTTAGAGATTTGGAGAATGAGATATTCTTATTAGGAGCCAGTCCCTTTTCTTGGTGA